GCGGCCCGGTTCGCCCGCCTCGGCGCCGTCACCGAGGCGGTCGAAGCCACGACGCAGTTCTGGGCCGAGACGACGGGCGCGCTCCAGATCGAGACGCCCGAGCCCGCGCTCGACCTCATGGCCAATGGCTGGCTCCTGTACCAGAACCTCTCGTGCCGTCTCTGGGGGCGGACGGCGTTTTATCAAAGCGGCGGGGCCTATGGCTACCGCGACCAGCTCCAGGACACGTCCGCGCTCGTCTACGCCCGGCCCGACCTCACGCGCGCGCAGATCCTCCGCAACGCGGCCCACCAGTTCGAGGAGGGGGACGTGCTCCACTGGTGGCACCCGCCGCTCTCGAAGGGCATCCGCACCCGCTTCGCCGACGACCTCCTCTGGCTCCCGCTCCTCGCGTCGTCCTACGCCGCGACGACCGGCGACGACGGCGTGTTCGACGAGGACGTCCGCTTCCTGACGGCGCCGCTCCTCAAGGACGGGCAGGACGAGGTGTTTCTCCAGCCGACCGAGGCGGGCACGGGGAGTGTCTACGAGCACGCCGCGCGGGCCATCGACCGGTCCCTCGCGGTCGGCGCGCACGGGCTGCCGCTGATGGGCGTCGGCGACTGGAACGACGGGATGAACCGCGTGGGGCGCGAGGGGAGAGGGGAGAGCGTCTGGATGGGGTTCTTCCTCGCCGCCACCCTCGACGCGTTCCTCCCGCACGTCGAGGCCCGGGGCGACCAGGAACGCGCCGACCGGTACCGCCGGCACCGCGCGCACCTCCAGGCGGCGCTCAACGACGCCGGCTGGGACGGCGGGTGGTATCGCCGCGCGTTCTACGACAACGGCGCCGTGATGGGCTCGAAAGAGAGCGACGAGTGCCAGATCGACGCGCTCGCGCAGGCCTGGGCCGTCCTCTCCGGCGTGGCCCCGGAGGGTCGGGCGGAGCAGGCGCTCGACGCGATGGAGGAGCGGCTGGTCGACGAGGACGCCGGCATCCTCCGCCTGCTCGACCCGCCGTTCGACACGACCCCGAACGATCCGGGGTACATCAAGGGCTACGTGCCGGGCGTCCGCGAGAACGGCGGGCAGTACACGCACGCCGCGCTGTGGGCCGTCCGGGCGCTCGCCGAGGCCGGCCGCTGCGAGCGCGCCGCGCCGCTCCTCGCGATGCTCTCGCCCGTCCGCCACGGCGACTCGCCGGAGGCCGTCGCGACCTACCAGGCCGAGCCGTACGTCATCGCGGCCGACGTCTACGGCGTGGCGCCCCACGTCGGGCGCGGCGGGTGGACGTGGTACACCGGGTCGGCCGGGTGGATGCTCCGCGTCGCCGTCGAGTCGATCCTCGGGTTCGGGATCGAGCGCGGCGAGGCGATCACCCTGCGCCCGTGTGTCCCCGAGAGCTGGCCCGGCTTCTCGCTCCGCTACCGCCTGCCCGACGGGTCCGGAACGGTCTACACGATCCGGGCCGAGCGCGGCCCCGAGGCGGGGCTGGTCGTCGACGGCGAGCCGGCCCCGTCCGCCTCGGGCCTCTGGCGGGTGCCCCTCGTGCGCGACGGCGCCGAGCACGAGGTCGTCCTGACGCTGGCGTGACGCGGCTCCTTCTCCTCGCGGCGCTGGGACTCGCGTCGTGCGCGGCCCCGCCCGCGTCGGCCCCGCTCGCGACGGTCGACGTGGTCACGCTCAACCTGTGGCACGACCAGGACGACTGGCCCGCCCGCCTCGGCGTCATCGCGGACACCCTCGGCGCGCTCCGGCCGGACGTCATCGTGCTCCAAGAGGTGTTGCAGGACTCGGCCAAGGGGCTGGCGAACCAGGCCGAGACGCTCGGCGCCCGCCTCGGCTATGCCGTCGTGTTCGCGTCGGTGAACGGACCCGACGAGCCGAAGCGCTACGGCAACGCCATCCTCAGCCGGCACCCGGTCCGCGACACGAGCTGGGTCCGGCTCCGCCCGCTCACCGACTACCGCGTCGCCGCCCGCGCCCGCCTCGACGTCGACGGGCGCCCGCTCGACGTGCTCGTGACGCACCTCCACCACACGGTCGAAGGCGATTCGATCCGCGCCGTCCAGGTCGCCGACCTCCTCGCCTTCCTCGACCGGACCGCCGAGGCGCCCTGGGTCGCCGCTGGCGACTTCAACGCGCCGTCCGACGCGCCGTCGCTCGCCCCGCTGGCGGACAGGGCCGCGAGCGCGTTCGACGCGATCCACCCGGGCGCGGAGGTGTCGACGCTGGTCGAGGCGCTCGGGCACACGCCCCGGTGGATCGACCACGTGTTCGCGGGCCCGGGCCTCCGGCCAGTCGACGCGCGGATCGTCCTCGGGGACCCCGTCGGCGGCGTCCAGCCGTCGGACCACCGCGGCGTGTGGGCGCGGCTGCGCTGGGCGCCGGCCGAGTAGCCCCGCCTCGGCTACCTTCGACGCATGGAGGCGGTCTACCTCATCGGCGCGGCCCAGGGCGTGTTTCTCGCGGCGGTTCTGGCGAGCCGGGGCTCGCTGCCCAACCGGCTCCTCGCCGGGCTCGTCCTCGCGTTCTCGGTCGACCTCGCGGTGGCGGTCTACCACGCCTCCGAGGCCGCCCTCCGCCACCCGGCGCTCATCGGGCTCGACCTCCCGATCGCGTTTCTCTATGGGCCGCTCCTCTACCTCTACGTCCGGGCGTTCGCCGACGGCACGGCGCGGCTCCGCCCGTCCGACGCGTGGCACCTCGCCCCGTTCGTCGTCGCCGCCCTGTTCTTCGTGCCGCTCTTCCTGCGGACCGGCCCGGAGAAGCTGGCGATCCTGGCGGATCCGAGCCGGGCGCTCCAGACGCAGGCCCTGGTCGTCATCAACCCGTTGAAGATGCTCCACGGCGCGGTGTACCTCGCGCTCTCCGTGGCGGTCTTGCGCCGGGCGGTGCGGCAGTCCGGGGAGGCGCCGGCCGAGCACGTCCGGCTGCGGTGGCTCCAGATCCTCATGGCCGGTGTCGTGGCGATGCTCGGCCTCTCGGTGGTGCTCTACGTGCTCGGCGGGCGCGACTCGGTCGTGGGCATGGACCCGGACGCGCCGTTCGACGACCTCACGCTGCTGGCCGTGACCGTGTTCGTCTACGCCATCGGCTACTTCGGGCTGCGGCAGCCGGAGATCACGACGGCCGCGGCGCTCGCCCCCGACGAGGAGCCGTCCGCCGAGCCCTACGCCCGCTCCGGCATGACGGCCGGCGAGGCCGCGGGGTACCGGGACCGCCTCGTCGCGCTGATGGAGACCGAGCACCTGTACCGGCGCGGCGACCTCACGCTCCCGGACCTCGCCGGCGCGCTGGGCGTCACGCCGCACAACCTGACCGAGGTGCTGAGCACCCAGCTCGGGCAGACGTTCTACGAGGTCGTCAACGGGTACCGCGTCCGCGAGGTGCAGGCGCGGCTGGCGGACCCGGCCTACGCCGACTGGACGGTCCTGGCGATCGGGATGGAAGCCGGGTTCAACGCGAAGTCGTCGTTCAACGCGGCGTTCAAGCGGCACGTGGGGATGACACCCTCCGAGTACCGCCGCCGGCACGCCGAGGCCGTCTGAGCCGGCTGTGCGGGTCCAGCCCCGCGGGTCTGGACGCGTAGATGGGTCCCGGCGGACGGGCGTGGTCGAACGGGTGGGCCTCGGCAGGCGAGCCTCGGGACCCACCTCGTCCCCCTGCCTGTGCTCCGCCCCTTCGCCGTTCTCGGCCTCCTCCTCCTGGCCTCTGCAGCCCTCGCTCAGACGCAGACCGTCCGCGGCCTCGTCGTCGACCGCGACACCCGCGTCCCCCTGATCGGCGCGACCGTCGTGGTGGCCGACTCCGACCCGCTCCTCGGCGCCTCGACCGACGCCGACGGCCGGTTCGTACTGCGCGCCGTCCCGCTCGGGCGGCAGACGCTCCACGTCCGCTCGCTCGGCTACGAGCCGAGGGCGATTCCGAACGTCCTCGTTCGGGCAGGCCAGGAGACCGTCCTCGAGGTCGCGCTCGCCGAGGCGGTCGTCGAGGCCGGCGAGGTGGTCGTGACCGCCGCGGCCCGCGACGGCCGGCCGACCGACGAGATGTCGGCCGTCAGCGCCCGGTCGTTCTCGGTCGAGGAGGCCCGCCGCTACGCCGGCGCCGCCGACGACCCGGCCCGCCTCGCGACCGCGTTCGCCGGGGTCGCCACGTCCGGCAGCGGCGTCCAGGACAACGCCATCGCGATCCGCGGGAACGCGCCGAAGGGCGTCGGCTGGCGGCTCGAGGGCGTCCCGATCCCGACGCCGAGCCACTTCGCCGGGCTGAGCGTCGCCGGCGGCGGCGGGCTCACGCTCTTCAGCGGCCGGCTCCTCGCCGACTCCGACGTGTTCACGGGCGCCTTCCCCGCGGCCTACGGCGACGCCCTCGCGGGCGTGTTCGACATGCGGTTCCGGACGGGCAACCCGGCCACGCGCGAGCACACGGCCCAGGTCGGCGTGATTGGCGTCGAGGTCGCCTCCGAGGGGCCGATCCGAACGGGCGGCGCGGCCACCTACCTCGCCAACTACCGCTACTCGACGCTCGGCCTGCTCCTCCCGCTCCTCCCGACGGAGGGCGGCATCACGTACCAGGACCTCGCCTTCAAGCTGGCGGTCCCGACGCGCCGCGCCGGCCGGTTCGAGGTGTGGGGACTGGGCGGGCTCGACGCCCAGGACGACGTCGAGACACGTGACTCGACGGCCTGGGAGTACGAGCTCTGGGACCGCTCGCGCGTCGGCCTCGACCTCGGGGTCGGCGCGGTCGGGGCCTCGCACCACCTCGTCCTCGGCCCCCGGACGACCCTCCGGACGAGCGTGGCCGCCACGGGCCGCCGCACCGCCTACCGCCAGCAGCGGCTCGACGACGACCTCGCGCTCCAGCCCGAGCTCCGGATCGAGGCGGTCGACGCGCGGGCCATCGTCGGCTCCGTCCTCACGCACAAGACGAGCGCGCGCCACCTCAACCGAACGGGCCTCACGGCACAGGCCCTGTTCTACGACCTCGACGTCCGGACGGCGATCCGTCACCGGCCGCCGCTCGTGCCGGTCACGGTGGGGGAAGGTCGGAGCCTGCTCGTCGAGGCGTTCACGCAGTCGCGCGTGACGCCCGCGCCCGGGCTCGACGTCACGCTCGGGGTCCACGCCCAGCACCTCGCGCTGACGGGGGCGACAGCCATCGAACCGCGGGCGGGCCTCTCGTGGGAGGTCGCGCGGGGGCAGGCGCTGAGCCTCGGCTACGGTCTCCACAGCCAGGCCGAAGACCTCCGGTTCACCCTCGCGGAGACGCCCGACGGCAGCCAGCCCAACCGCGACCTCGGGTTCGCCCGTGCGCACCACGTCGT
This sequence is a window from Rubrivirga marina. Protein-coding genes within it:
- a CDS encoding carboxypeptidase-like regulatory domain-containing protein gives rise to the protein MLRPFAVLGLLLLASAALAQTQTVRGLVVDRDTRVPLIGATVVVADSDPLLGASTDADGRFVLRAVPLGRQTLHVRSLGYEPRAIPNVLVRAGQETVLEVALAEAVVEAGEVVVTAAARDGRPTDEMSAVSARSFSVEEARRYAGAADDPARLATAFAGVATSGSGVQDNAIAIRGNAPKGVGWRLEGVPIPTPSHFAGLSVAGGGGLTLFSGRLLADSDVFTGAFPAAYGDALAGVFDMRFRTGNPATREHTAQVGVIGVEVASEGPIRTGGAATYLANYRYSTLGLLLPLLPTEGGITYQDLAFKLAVPTRRAGRFEVWGLGGLDAQDDVETRDSTAWEYELWDRSRVGLDLGVGAVGASHHLVLGPRTTLRTSVAATGRRTAYRQQRLDDDLALQPELRIEAVDARAIVGSVLTHKTSARHLNRTGLTAQALFYDLDVRTAIRHRPPLVPVTVGEGRSLLVEAFTQSRVTPAPGLDVTLGVHAQHLALTGATAIEPRAGLSWEVARGQALSLGYGLHSQAEDLRFTLAETPDGSQPNRDLGFARAHHVVAGYRRALGGAARVQVEAYAQRLFDVPVVPGTSTSLLNLRQDWTFAEPLTNDGAGSNVGVEVTLERPLRAGTYGLLTASLFRSRYRGGDGVWRPTRYDQGYAVNALVGREVQIGDDLLGLNLRLAALGGERRSPVDEAASAVREEVVYDEARAFSERMPAIWLVDLTATYRFNGRRVSQVVALQLKNALAARDTAHDYNLRLDRVEEIREGYPLPLLSYTLEF
- a CDS encoding helix-turn-helix transcriptional regulator gives rise to the protein MEAVYLIGAAQGVFLAAVLASRGSLPNRLLAGLVLAFSVDLAVAVYHASEAALRHPALIGLDLPIAFLYGPLLYLYVRAFADGTARLRPSDAWHLAPFVVAALFFVPLFLRTGPEKLAILADPSRALQTQALVVINPLKMLHGAVYLALSVAVLRRAVRQSGEAPAEHVRLRWLQILMAGVVAMLGLSVVLYVLGGRDSVVGMDPDAPFDDLTLLAVTVFVYAIGYFGLRQPEITTAAALAPDEEPSAEPYARSGMTAGEAAGYRDRLVALMETEHLYRRGDLTLPDLAGALGVTPHNLTEVLSTQLGQTFYEVVNGYRVREVQARLADPAYADWTVLAIGMEAGFNAKSSFNAAFKRHVGMTPSEYRRRHAEAV
- a CDS encoding endonuclease/exonuclease/phosphatase family protein gives rise to the protein MTRLLLLAALGLASCAAPPASAPLATVDVVTLNLWHDQDDWPARLGVIADTLGALRPDVIVLQEVLQDSAKGLANQAETLGARLGYAVVFASVNGPDEPKRYGNAILSRHPVRDTSWVRLRPLTDYRVAARARLDVDGRPLDVLVTHLHHTVEGDSIRAVQVADLLAFLDRTAEAPWVAAGDFNAPSDAPSLAPLADRAASAFDAIHPGAEVSTLVEALGHTPRWIDHVFAGPGLRPVDARIVLGDPVGGVQPSDHRGVWARLRWAPAE